A genomic region of Cyprinus carpio isolate SPL01 chromosome B13, ASM1834038v1, whole genome shotgun sequence contains the following coding sequences:
- the elovl6l gene encoding elongation of very long chain fatty acids protein 6-like, whose amino-acid sequence MNATEFHLPLTEYDFERHFDERFAIEWMQDNWKTSFLFGAVYVVLVFGGQHFMKERQKLDLRRVLMLWSLSLAIFSIIGAVRTGCYMLYVLRTSGFKQSVCDQSFYYGPISKFWACAFVLSKAPELGDTMFIVLRKQRLIFLHWYHHITVLVYSWYSYKDQVAGGGWFMTMNYTVHALMYSYYTARAAGLRVPKPCAIIITSSQIAQMAMGLAVSALVYQWMQDGDCPSYIDNIVWASLMYLSYLLLFSSFFYKSYVKGSKPTGIKTE is encoded by the exons ATGAATGCGACTGAATTTCATCTGCCTCTGACTGAGTATGATTTCGAGCGTCACTTTGATGAGAGGTTTGCTATTGAATGGATGCAGGACAACTG GAAAACGTCGTTTTTGTTTGGTGCTGTGTATGTAGTTCTGGTGTTTGGTGGGCAGCACTTCATGAAGGAAAGACAAAAACTTGATCTACGTAGAGTGTTAATGCTGTGGTCCCTCAGTTTGGCCATCTTCAG TATCATTGGAGCGGTGAGAACCGGGTGCTACATGTTGTACGTTCTCAGAACCAGTGGTTTTAAACAGTCTGTTTGTGATCAGAGCTTCTACTATGGGCCGATAAGCAAGTTCTGGGCTTGTGCCTTTGTGCTAAGCAAGGCCCCTGAGCTAG GGGACACCATGTTCATCGTCTTGCGCAAGCAGCGGCTGATCTTTCTGCATTGGTATCATCACATTACTGTGCTGGTATACTCCTGGTATTCCTACAAAGACCAGGTCGCTGGTGGTGGCTGGTTCATGACCATGAATTACACAGTGCACGCTCTCATGTACAGCTACTACACGGCTCGAGCTGCTGGACTCCGTGTGCCGAAACCCTGTGCCATCATCATCACTTCCTCTCAGATTGCTCAGATGGCCATGGGACTGGCAGTAAGTGCGCTAGTGTACCAATGGATGCAGGATGGGGATTGCCCTTCTTACATAGATAACATAGTGTGGGCTTCACTCATGTATCTCAGCTATCTGctcctcttctcttctttcttttataAGTCTTACGTGAAGGGTTCGAAACCCACAGGCATCAAAACTGAGTGA
- the mtg1 gene encoding mitochondrial ribosome-associated GTPase 1 isoform X2: MRIYHSLLNAAKFRKVFDFGEREVAHWFPGHMAKGLKQMRASLRKVDCIIEIHDARIPFSGRNPSFQESLDVRPHILILNKTDLADTSKKQSILKQLDREGVRNVLFTDCLRQRDENVKRIVPLVTELIETGSRFHREEDRSYCLMVIGVPNVGKSSLINAVRRTYLKKGKASKVGGEPGITKAVLTKIQVCERPIIHLLDTPGVLPPRIENIETGMKLALCGTILDHLVGEDVIADYLLFSLNRLERFSYVEKYNLEEPSDDIQHVLKCIAVKLGKTKRVKAITGVGNITVQLPDYSAAAYDFIRAFRKGELGKVMLD; this comes from the exons ATGAGGATTTATCATTCTTTACTCAATGCTGCCAAGTTTAGGAAAGTGTTTGACTTTGGTGAGCGAGAGGTGGCGCATTGGTTCCCTGGACATATGGCTAAAG gaCTCAAGCAGATGAGAGCCAGTCTAAGGAAGGTTGATTGCATTATAGAGATCCATGATGCTAGA ATACCCTTTTCTGGAAGAAATCCCTCGTTTCAAGAGAGTCTTGATGTCCGTCCACACATACTTATACTGAACAAGACAGATCTGGCCGACACGTCAAAAAAGCAG agTATTCTGAAGCAGCTTGACAGAGAAGGTGTGAggaatgttttatttacagacTGTTTAAGACAACGAGATGAGAACGTAAAAAGG ATTGTTCCTCTTGTGACAGAGTTGATAGAAACTGGGTCACGTTTTCATAGAGAAGAG GACAGAAGTTACTGCCTGATGGTCATTGGTGTGCCAAATGTGGGAAAATCATCACTGATTAATGCTGTAAGGAGAACATATTTgaaaaaag GCAAAGCTTCAAAAGTAGGAGGTGAACCAGGAATTACAAAAGCAGTCCTGACAAAAATTCAG GTTTGTGAGAGACCCATAATTCATTTACTGGACACCCCAGGGGTCCTGCCACCTAGAATAGAGAACATAGAGACAGGAATGAAACTTGCTTTATGTG GCACCATTTTGGACCATTTAGTCGGTGAGGATGTCATTGCAGATTACCTGCTTTTTTCTCTGAACAGATTGGAAAGATTTAG TTACGTTGAAAAGTACAATCTTGAAGAGCCTAGCGATGATATTCAGCATGTGTTGAAGTGTATAGCAGTGAAGCTCGGCAAGACCAAGCGTGTGAAGGCCATCACTGGAGTTG GCAACATCACTGTCCAGTTACCAGACTACAGTGCAGCAGCCTATGACTTCATCAGAGCATTTCGCAAAGGAGAACTTGGGAAAGTTATGCTTGATTAA
- the mtg1 gene encoding mitochondrial ribosome-associated GTPase 1 isoform X1, which translates to MRIYHSLLNAAKFRKVFDFGEREVAHWFPGHMAKGLKQMRASLRKVDCIIEIHDARIPFSGRNPSFQESLDVRPHILILNKTDLADTSKKQSILKQLDREGVRNVLFTDCLRQRDENVKRIVPLVTELIETGSRFHREEDRSYCLMVIGVPNVGKSSLINAVRRTYLKKGKASKVGGEPGITKAVLTKIQVCERPIIHLLDTPGVLPPRIENIETGMKLALCGTILDHLVGEDVIADYLLFSLNRLERFSYVEKYNLEEPSDDIQHVLKCIAVKLGKTKRVKAITGVGEFIHSSHSIFIFVISHKSTSLKLFKIFDKSLTIFN; encoded by the exons ATGAGGATTTATCATTCTTTACTCAATGCTGCCAAGTTTAGGAAAGTGTTTGACTTTGGTGAGCGAGAGGTGGCGCATTGGTTCCCTGGACATATGGCTAAAG gaCTCAAGCAGATGAGAGCCAGTCTAAGGAAGGTTGATTGCATTATAGAGATCCATGATGCTAGA ATACCCTTTTCTGGAAGAAATCCCTCGTTTCAAGAGAGTCTTGATGTCCGTCCACACATACTTATACTGAACAAGACAGATCTGGCCGACACGTCAAAAAAGCAG agTATTCTGAAGCAGCTTGACAGAGAAGGTGTGAggaatgttttatttacagacTGTTTAAGACAACGAGATGAGAACGTAAAAAGG ATTGTTCCTCTTGTGACAGAGTTGATAGAAACTGGGTCACGTTTTCATAGAGAAGAG GACAGAAGTTACTGCCTGATGGTCATTGGTGTGCCAAATGTGGGAAAATCATCACTGATTAATGCTGTAAGGAGAACATATTTgaaaaaag GCAAAGCTTCAAAAGTAGGAGGTGAACCAGGAATTACAAAAGCAGTCCTGACAAAAATTCAG GTTTGTGAGAGACCCATAATTCATTTACTGGACACCCCAGGGGTCCTGCCACCTAGAATAGAGAACATAGAGACAGGAATGAAACTTGCTTTATGTG GCACCATTTTGGACCATTTAGTCGGTGAGGATGTCATTGCAGATTACCTGCTTTTTTCTCTGAACAGATTGGAAAGATTTAG TTACGTTGAAAAGTACAATCTTGAAGAGCCTAGCGATGATATTCAGCATGTGTTGAAGTGTATAGCAGTGAAGCTCGGCAAGACCAAGCGTGTGAAGGCCATCACTGGAGTTGGTGAGTTCATTCATTCAAGCCACTCAATTTTCATCTTCGTGATTTCACACAAATCAACCTCACTTAAACTTTTTAAGATATTTGATAAATCATTGACCATATTTAACTAA
- the si:dkey-191g9.7 gene encoding uncharacterized protein si:dkey-191g9.7 gives MAEAGQTVSLPPGGKIPSDPVVTVKYSSAEVKPEDVSPKSSNEVSYTPKDRNSSQIDQHDTSVHCISETDVSDGVCLQPVSHQNKHTCSGSLTVHREHVLSPHKVLQDHSLLSIQRSHSDSLQIFKEATDSPLYCETGASFCQGRDQDVCAQSFPSLVCKQAMPLQQNNTMTTSTRAGSSGSGSPSQPAKHGFIQICEVIPEATCPRFEESVCCNSHFHHGAIEDTFAAYCHPQPIPAPAQLLPHLVGMENYKGQVSAGNLLALPRLISSVSETGLDGKRLLRCCNPDCSWPAPLHPVGAQQQVDESSKREAGTMTTEKELRDVGVQVGQDSEEQPQHVFPEVCLAEEKTNASGKAASKSQKSPVKEVKWDAEGMTWEVYGASVDPEELGLAIQKHLEIQIKETKGIAAKLTRQNTTTSQHSSGLTRRRKKGLLGFLRHPGCCSRTTGAVD, from the coding sequence ATGGCAGAGGCTGGGCAAACTGTGTCACTCCCACCAGGGGGCAAAATCCCCTCAGACCCTGTTGTCACAGTTAAGTACAGTTCAGCAGAGGTGAAGCCTGAAGATGTATCCCCGAAAAGCTCCAATGAAGTATCATACACCCCAAAAGACCGCAACAGCAGCCAGATTGATCAACACGATACAAGTGTTCACTGTATTTCTGAGACTGACGTGTCTGACGGTGTGTGTTTACAGCCAGTGAGCCATCAGAATAAACACACATGTAGCGGTTCACTGACAGTGCACAGGGAACATGTCTTATCTCCTCACAAGGTCCTACAAGACCACAGTCTCTTATCAATACAAAGAAGCCACTCAGACAGCTTGCAGATTTTTAAAGAGGCGACAGATTCTCCTCTCTACTGTGAAACGGGTGCGTCTTTTTGCCAAGGACGAGACCAGGATGTTTGTGCGCAGTCGTTTCCTTCTTTAGTGTGTAAACAGGCCATGCCACTTCAGCAGAACAATACGATGACCACATCCACTAGAGCAGGAAGCAGCGGATCGGGCAGCCCAAGTCAACCAGCCAAACATGGCTTCATTCAGATCTGTGAAGTCATTCCAGAAGCCACCTGCCCCAGATTCGAAGAATCTGTTTGTTGTAACTCACACTTCCACCATGGAGCCATTGAGGACACTTTTGCAGCATACTGCCACCCACAACCAATTCCTGCCCCGGCCCAGCTGCTTCCACACTTGGTAGGAATGGAGAACTACAAGGGCCAAGTATCAGCAGGCAACCTGCTCGCTCTCCCTCGGCTCATCTCTTCTGTCAGCGAGACCGGATTGGACGGTAAGCGACTCCTCCGCTGCTGCAATCCAGACTGCTCTTGGCCTGCTCCGTTGCATCCAGTTGGCGCCCAACAGCAGGTGGATGAATCGTCCAAGAGGGAAGCAGGGACCATGACCACAGAAAAAGAACTGAGAGATGTAGGAGTGCAAGTAGGTCAGGACTCTGAGGAACAGCCCCAGCACGTGTTCCCCGAAGTGTGCCTGGCTGAGGAGAAGACGAATGCGAGTGGCAAAGCGGCGTCAAAGAGTCAAAAGTCTCCTGTGAAGGAGGTGAAATGGGATGCGGAGGGCATGACCTGGGAGGTGTATGGAGCCTCGGTCGATCCTGAGGAACTCGGCCTTGCAATTCAGAAACATCTAGAGATACAGATCAAGGAAACTAAGGGAATAGCAGCAAAGCTCACGCGCCAGAACACGACAACATCCCAGCACAGCTCAGGATTGACCCGGAGGAGAAAAAAGGGGTTGTTGGGGTTTCTGCGCCACCCGGGCTGTTGTTCTCGCACCACCGGTGCAGTGGACTAA
- the si:dkey-191g9.5 gene encoding rap1 GTPase-GDP dissociation stimulator 1 isoform X2, protein MADIESLSEALKAISVSTELVEEELKPHLDVLLNLLLEKKKGTAEKIVSSGVLPILAQVLKKKSPLTSQVTLLVAEMAREAAVRDCCIEAGLVTALMPLLNSPDQDQLLHTGRAIGRICFENAVQQTQLVENGVIPRLVAIMQQYPENDPLVNVCLLALCNLADVDAAREALVEVGVAEVLTYQLKRAPDAERRHLILEVLGSLGESDALKLQFVDAGVPEALSEMIRTLQGGSDTYDLCSIKVASNLIVTLLLGDESMQKCFGEGTGMVYQDVLSWLQSTNTELQLSGALAIANFARNDSNCVKMLDFGVVPRILDLLEQHVAEGDVSVQHAGLSALRNLAIPASNKVRMLEDGVTERIRTLLRSDMPPVQFKLLGTLRMMVDGQEEAASVLGKDEVLLARVMEWCEAKDHAGVRGEANRLLAALIRHSRNPEVIHTVIKADGVQHLISMATSEHVIMQNEALVALAIASAIDIEAVQEPFRDADLLPTLQKMLDDPVVAVEVKFSALGLICSLANSSMLREQITSLNLKDTLSKLSAHTSTKLAKQADTVMAVLSETA, encoded by the exons ATGGCAGACATAG AATCTCTCAGTGAGGCCCTGAAAGCCATCAGTGTCAGCACAGAGCTTGTGGAGGAGGAGCTGAAGCCTCATCTGGATGTTCTACTCAACCTCCTATTAGAGAAGA AGAAAGGAACAGCAGAGAAAATAGTGTCCAGTGGTGTTCTGCCCATACTTGCTCAAGTCCTGAAGAAGAAGAGTCCCCTCACCTCTCAAGTCACCTTACTGGTGGCAGAGATGGCCAGAGAAG cTGCAGTGAGGGATTGCTGTATTGAAGCAGGTCTGGTGACCGCATTAATGCCTTTACTGAACAGCCCAGACCAGGACCAGCTCCTGCACACAGGACGAGCAATTGGACGGATCTGCTTTGAAAATG ctgtccAGCAGACGCAGCTGGTGGAGAACGGTGTAATCCCCAGGCTGGTGGCCATAATGCAGCAGTATCCTGAGAATGACCCGCTGGTAAACGTCTGCCTGCTGGCACTCTGCAACCTTGCTGATGTGG ATGCTGCACGAGAGGCCCTGGTGGAAGTGGGTGTGGCGGAGGTCTTGACCTATCAGCTGAAGCGGGCACCAGACGCAGAACGCCGGCATCTCATACTAGAGGTTCTTGGGTCACTGGGAGAGAGTG ATGCTCTGAAACTGCAGTTTGTGGATGCAGGCGTGCCCGAGGCTCTCTCTGAAATGATTCGAACTCTTCAGGGTGGCTCTGACACATATGACCTCTGCAGTATAAAGGTGGCCTCAAACCTCATAGTCACCCTCCTACTGGGAG ATGAATCAATGCAGAAGTGTTTTGGGGAAGGAACGGGGATGGTGTATCAGGATGTTCTCTCCTGGCTACAGTCAACAAATACTGAGCTGCAGTTGTCAGGAGCCCTGGCCATTGCTAACTTTGCCAGAAATG ACAGCAACTGTGTGAAGATGTTGGATTTTGGAGTTGTTCCTCGTATTCTGGATCTGTTGGAGCAGCATGTAGCAGAGGGAGATGTGTCTGTGCAGCACGCTGGCCTCAGTGCACTTAGAAATCTTGCCATTCCAG CTTCCAATAAGGTGCGTATGTTGGAGGATGGAGTCACAGAGAGGATCAGGACCCTTCTGCGCTCTGACATGCCCCCCGTCCAGTTCAAACTGCTGGGCACTTTACGCATGATGGTGGACGGCCAAG AGGAAGCAGCTTCAGTTTTAGGGAAGGATGAGGTTCTGTTAGCACGGGTGATGGAGTGGTGCGAGGCTAAAGATCACGCTGGGGTCAGAGGCGAGGCCAACCGTCTTTTAGCAGCTCTCATAAGACACAGCCGAAACCCT GAAGTCATCCACACTGTGATTAAAGCAGATGGAGTCCAACATCTCATCTCAATGGCAACCAGTGAGCACGTCATCATGCAGAATGAGGCTTTAGTCGCTTTGGCCATTGCTTCTGCAATAGACATCG AGGCAGTGCAAGAACCATTTCGCGATGCAGATCTCCTTCCCACCTTGCAGAAGATGCTAGATGACCCTGTTGTGGCTGTGGAGGTCAAATTCAGTGCTTTAGGCCTCATCTGCAGCCTTGCCAACTCTA gCATGTTACGGGAGCAGATAACGTCTCTAAACCTGAAGGACACCCTGTCCAAACTGTCCGCTCACACCAGCACAAAGCTGGCTAAGCAGGCCGACACGGTGATGGCTGTTCTTTCTGAGACCGCTTAG
- the si:dkey-191g9.5 gene encoding rap1 GTPase-GDP dissociation stimulator 1 isoform X1: MVINPSESLSEALKAISVSTELVEEELKPHLDVLLNLLLEKKKGTAEKIVSSGVLPILAQVLKKKSPLTSQVTLLVAEMAREAAVRDCCIEAGLVTALMPLLNSPDQDQLLHTGRAIGRICFENAVQQTQLVENGVIPRLVAIMQQYPENDPLVNVCLLALCNLADVDAAREALVEVGVAEVLTYQLKRAPDAERRHLILEVLGSLGESDALKLQFVDAGVPEALSEMIRTLQGGSDTYDLCSIKVASNLIVTLLLGDESMQKCFGEGTGMVYQDVLSWLQSTNTELQLSGALAIANFARNDSNCVKMLDFGVVPRILDLLEQHVAEGDVSVQHAGLSALRNLAIPASNKVRMLEDGVTERIRTLLRSDMPPVQFKLLGTLRMMVDGQEEAASVLGKDEVLLARVMEWCEAKDHAGVRGEANRLLAALIRHSRNPEVIHTVIKADGVQHLISMATSEHVIMQNEALVALAIASAIDIEAVQEPFRDADLLPTLQKMLDDPVVAVEVKFSALGLICSLANSSMLREQITSLNLKDTLSKLSAHTSTKLAKQADTVMAVLSETA, translated from the exons ATGGTGATTAACCCTTCAG AATCTCTCAGTGAGGCCCTGAAAGCCATCAGTGTCAGCACAGAGCTTGTGGAGGAGGAGCTGAAGCCTCATCTGGATGTTCTACTCAACCTCCTATTAGAGAAGA AGAAAGGAACAGCAGAGAAAATAGTGTCCAGTGGTGTTCTGCCCATACTTGCTCAAGTCCTGAAGAAGAAGAGTCCCCTCACCTCTCAAGTCACCTTACTGGTGGCAGAGATGGCCAGAGAAG cTGCAGTGAGGGATTGCTGTATTGAAGCAGGTCTGGTGACCGCATTAATGCCTTTACTGAACAGCCCAGACCAGGACCAGCTCCTGCACACAGGACGAGCAATTGGACGGATCTGCTTTGAAAATG ctgtccAGCAGACGCAGCTGGTGGAGAACGGTGTAATCCCCAGGCTGGTGGCCATAATGCAGCAGTATCCTGAGAATGACCCGCTGGTAAACGTCTGCCTGCTGGCACTCTGCAACCTTGCTGATGTGG ATGCTGCACGAGAGGCCCTGGTGGAAGTGGGTGTGGCGGAGGTCTTGACCTATCAGCTGAAGCGGGCACCAGACGCAGAACGCCGGCATCTCATACTAGAGGTTCTTGGGTCACTGGGAGAGAGTG ATGCTCTGAAACTGCAGTTTGTGGATGCAGGCGTGCCCGAGGCTCTCTCTGAAATGATTCGAACTCTTCAGGGTGGCTCTGACACATATGACCTCTGCAGTATAAAGGTGGCCTCAAACCTCATAGTCACCCTCCTACTGGGAG ATGAATCAATGCAGAAGTGTTTTGGGGAAGGAACGGGGATGGTGTATCAGGATGTTCTCTCCTGGCTACAGTCAACAAATACTGAGCTGCAGTTGTCAGGAGCCCTGGCCATTGCTAACTTTGCCAGAAATG ACAGCAACTGTGTGAAGATGTTGGATTTTGGAGTTGTTCCTCGTATTCTGGATCTGTTGGAGCAGCATGTAGCAGAGGGAGATGTGTCTGTGCAGCACGCTGGCCTCAGTGCACTTAGAAATCTTGCCATTCCAG CTTCCAATAAGGTGCGTATGTTGGAGGATGGAGTCACAGAGAGGATCAGGACCCTTCTGCGCTCTGACATGCCCCCCGTCCAGTTCAAACTGCTGGGCACTTTACGCATGATGGTGGACGGCCAAG AGGAAGCAGCTTCAGTTTTAGGGAAGGATGAGGTTCTGTTAGCACGGGTGATGGAGTGGTGCGAGGCTAAAGATCACGCTGGGGTCAGAGGCGAGGCCAACCGTCTTTTAGCAGCTCTCATAAGACACAGCCGAAACCCT GAAGTCATCCACACTGTGATTAAAGCAGATGGAGTCCAACATCTCATCTCAATGGCAACCAGTGAGCACGTCATCATGCAGAATGAGGCTTTAGTCGCTTTGGCCATTGCTTCTGCAATAGACATCG AGGCAGTGCAAGAACCATTTCGCGATGCAGATCTCCTTCCCACCTTGCAGAAGATGCTAGATGACCCTGTTGTGGCTGTGGAGGTCAAATTCAGTGCTTTAGGCCTCATCTGCAGCCTTGCCAACTCTA gCATGTTACGGGAGCAGATAACGTCTCTAAACCTGAAGGACACCCTGTCCAAACTGTCCGCTCACACCAGCACAAAGCTGGCTAAGCAGGCCGACACGGTGATGGCTGTTCTTTCTGAGACCGCTTAG